From Candidatus Atribacteria bacterium, the proteins below share one genomic window:
- the ruvC gene encoding crossover junction endodeoxyribonuclease RuvC: MIILGIDPGLSNTGYGLIKYEKKKIELVKYGCILTDKKGTFSLRLKRIYYKIKELIEEYNPHEVVIEEIFFNKNVRSALTVSKVHGMVAITVALMDLELYEYTPLQIKQATVGNGRAEKYQVQSMVKILLNLSKIPQPDHAADALAVAICHVHTKY, encoded by the coding sequence GTGATTATTTTAGGCATCGACCCTGGACTTAGTAACACCGGATATGGTTTAATCAAATATGAGAAAAAGAAAATTGAATTAGTTAAATATGGATGTATTTTAACTGATAAGAAAGGTACCTTCAGCTTAAGACTAAAAAGAATATATTATAAGATAAAAGAACTAATAGAAGAATATAATCCTCATGAAGTTGTCATTGAAGAAATATTTTTTAATAAAAATGTTCGAAGTGCGCTTACAGTCAGTAAAGTTCACGGTATGGTAGCTATCACGGTTGCTTTAATGGATCTGGAACTTTATGAATACACTCCATTACAGATTAAACAAGCTACCGTGGGAAATGGGAGAGCAGAAAAATATCAAGTCCAATCGATGGTTAAAATCCTACTTAATTTATCTAAAATTCCTCAACCCGATCACGCCGCAGATGCTTTAGCGGTGGCAATTTGCCATGTACATACTAAATATTAA
- the ruvA gene encoding Holliday junction branch migration protein RuvA, with translation MIIVGGANLISFLEGKVDTIGVNYLILNTNGIGYQINIPSYNNLSLKTGDKTKIYTYLYLREDKIMFFGFLTKEEENFFELLISTPGVGPKVGLNILSKMTPDYFSKAILQEDLDSITAISGIGNKLAKKIVLELKEKISKITFFETEEGKAFKSENISDAIDALKVLGYTYKKAKSAVEKTQEKFKGELTVEELVRESLKIIR, from the coding sequence ATCATTATTGTGGGAGGTGCAAATTTGATATCTTTTTTGGAAGGCAAAGTTGATACAATAGGTGTAAATTATCTCATATTAAATACAAATGGTATAGGATATCAAATTAATATCCCTTCTTATAATAATCTTTCTTTAAAAACCGGTGACAAAACTAAAATTTATACTTATTTGTATTTAAGGGAAGACAAGATAATGTTTTTTGGATTTTTAACTAAAGAAGAAGAAAATTTCTTTGAATTGCTCATTAGTACACCGGGAGTTGGCCCAAAGGTAGGTTTAAATATCTTGTCAAAAATGACTCCTGATTATTTTAGCAAAGCAATTCTACAAGAAGATTTGGATTCAATTACAGCGATATCAGGTATAGGAAATAAGCTAGCTAAAAAAATTGTTTTGGAATTAAAGGAAAAAATAAGTAAAATCACTTTCTTTGAAACAGAAGAGGGAAAAGCTTTTAAATCCGAAAATATTAGCGATGCCATAGATGCCCTTAAAGTGTTAGGGTATACCTACAAAAAAGCAAAGTCTGCAGTAGAAAAAACCCAAGAGAAATTTAAAGGGGAATTGACAGTAGAAGAGTTAGTTCGAGAATCTCTGAAGATTATACGGTAA
- the ruvB gene encoding Holliday junction branch migration DNA helicase RuvB, which translates to MEFKEKAIDLGLRKEEPDLDINLRPKLFNEFIGQDNIRKNFNIYISAARKRGEAIDHILLYGPPGLGKTTLAYIISNEMGVNIKMTSGPVIERAGDLAAIITNLQENDVLFIDEIHRLNRAVEEILYPAMEDYELDILIGKGPSARSIRISLPKFTLIGATTRTGLITSPLRSRFGVITRVGYYQENELEQIVIRSSNILKVKITEEAAKKISLRSRGTPRIANRLLRRLRDYAQIKGEGIINEEIADYGLKMMEIDDFGLCSIDKKLLLTIVEKFSGGPVGLQTLAASISEDTDTICDVYEPYLLQKGFLHRTPKGRIATDLTYKYFGKKRDIQTKLL; encoded by the coding sequence ATGGAATTTAAAGAAAAGGCGATTGATTTAGGGTTAAGAAAAGAAGAACCGGATTTAGACATAAACTTAAGGCCTAAATTATTTAATGAATTTATCGGTCAAGATAATATTAGAAAAAATTTTAATATATATATAAGTGCAGCCAGAAAAAGAGGAGAAGCTATTGATCATATTCTTTTATATGGTCCCCCTGGTTTAGGCAAAACAACTTTAGCTTATATAATCTCTAATGAAATGGGAGTCAATATTAAGATGACTTCCGGCCCGGTTATTGAAAGAGCAGGAGACTTAGCAGCTATCATTACTAATTTGCAAGAAAATGATGTTTTATTTATTGATGAAATTCATCGACTAAACCGGGCAGTAGAAGAAATATTATATCCGGCTATGGAAGATTATGAATTGGATATTCTAATTGGTAAGGGTCCGAGTGCTCGCTCTATACGTATAAGTTTGCCGAAATTTACTCTTATCGGAGCTACAACTCGTACCGGGCTAATTACTTCGCCTTTAAGAAGTCGATTCGGAGTTATAACTCGAGTTGGCTATTATCAAGAAAATGAACTTGAACAGATAGTAATTAGGTCTTCTAATATATTAAAGGTGAAAATAACCGAAGAAGCAGCTAAGAAAATTTCTCTAAGGTCAAGAGGTACTCCCCGTATTGCCAATAGACTTTTAAGAAGACTTCGTGATTATGCTCAAATAAAAGGTGAAGGAATCATTAACGAAGAAATCGCTGATTATGGTTTGAAAATGATGGAAATTGATGATTTTGGCTTATGTAGTATTGATAAAAAATTGTTACTTACTATTGTAGAAAAATTTTCTGGCGGTCCAGTGGGTTTGCAAACTTTGGCAGCCTCTATCAGCGAAGATACGGATACTATTTGTGACGTTTATGAACCGTATCTTTTACAAAAAGGTTTTCTTCATCGAACTCCTAAGGGAAGAATAGCAACTGATTTGACTTATAAATATTTTGGCAAAAAAAGGGATATCCAGACTAAATTGTTATAG